In Ictalurus punctatus breed USDA103 chromosome 3, Coco_2.0, whole genome shotgun sequence, the following are encoded in one genomic region:
- the letm1 gene encoding mitochondrial proton/calcium exchanger protein isoform X3 — protein MEFLLPVALKLFPNMLPSTFETKSKKEERLKKELRVKLEMAKFLQDTVEEIALRNKADKGNVTEEFSTFFQKIRDSGERPSNEQIIRFSKLFEDELTLDNLTRPQLVALCKLLELQPIGTNNFLRFQLIMKLRSIRADDKLIAEEGVESLNANELQAACRVRGMRALGVTEDRLRDQLKQWLELHLNQHIPTSLLLLSRAMFLPDTLSPADQLKTTLQTLPEIVAKEAQVKVAELDFSKVDNKTKLETMLQEEAAIRQENKERELERLAETAEKAKEQKEDVEADMQVDADLAMHSVDVAIHSETLRDTAPVLEGIKGEEITKEEIDMLSDACTKLKEQKKLLTKEKEELEELKDDVQEYCEDLEEIKKELSKTGQEKEVEESKASKHLSRRVNRMIGRMDKIINELEKDKLVLDGQMDSGTTPPVGLFFEKCNDLQRENLISINELIAALRQIQSIPEHKLLSIADALDENKDGKIDIDDVIKVVELIDKEDVDISTAQVADIMLMLQKEEKLVEKEKAKEKAEKEHAAKVQQN, from the exons ATGGAGTTCCTGCTTCCTGTTGCTCTGAAGCTTTTCCCCAACATGCTACCATCCACTTTTGAGACAAAGTCCAAGAAG GAAGAGAGATTGAAGAAGGAGCTGCGAGTGAAGCTGGAGATGGCGAAGTTCTTACAGGACACAGTGGAGGAGATTGCACTGAGAAACAAAGCAGACAAAGGCAACGTGACTGAGGAGTTTTCTACCTTCTTCCAGAAG ATCCGGGACTCGGGTGAAAGGCCTAGCAACGAGCAGATCATCCGATTCTCCAAACTGTTTGAGGATGAGCTGACCCTAGACAACCTGACACGGCCGCAACTGGTAGCTCTCTGCAAGCTACTGGAGCTGCAGCCCATCGGCACCAACAACTTCCTCCGCTTCCAGCTCATCATGAAGCTCCGCTCCATCCGTGCTGATGACAAG CTGATAGCAGAGGAAGGAGTGGAGAGCCTTAATGCGAATGAGCTGCAAGCAGCATGCAGGGTTCGAGGCATGAGAGCTCTGGGAGTGACTGAGGACAGGCTTAGAGATCAACTCAAACAG TGGCTGGAGCTGCATTTGAACCAGCACATCCCCACTTCTCTGCTACTGCTTTCGAGGGCCATGTTCCTTCCTGACACTCTGTCCCCTGCAGACCAGCTTAAAACCACACTGCAGACCTTGCCTGAGATAGTG GCTAAAGAGGCACAGGTGAAAGTGGCAGAGCTTGACTTCTCTAAGGTGGATAACAAGACTAAACTGGAGACCATGCTACAGGAAGAGGCAGCTATTCGCCAGGAGAACAAAGAGAGGGAGCTGGAGAGGCTAGCTGAAACTGCAGAGAAAGCCAAAGAGCAG AAGGAGGATGTGGAGGCCGATATGCAGGTAGATGCGGATCTTGCTATGCACAGTGTAGACGTGGCTATTCACTCTGAAACATTACGAGACACAGCACCAGTGCTGGAAGGTATTAAG GGAGAGGAGATCACTAAGGAGGAGATTGACATGTTGAGTGATGCCTGTACCAAACTGAAGGAACAGAAAAAACTCCTgacaaaagagaaagaggagctggaggagcTGAAAGATGACGTGCAGGAATACTGTGAG GATCTGGAGGAGATAAAGAAAGAGCTTTCTAAAACTGGGCAGGAGAAAGAGGTGGAAGAGTCTAAAGCCAGTAAACATCTGTCACGCCGGGTGAACCGCATGATCGGCCGCATGGATAAGATCATAAACGAGTTAGAGAAAGACAAGCTGGTgctggatggacagatggacagtgGAACCACACCACCAGTTGG attattCTTTGAGAAATGTAATGACTTACAGAG GGAGAACCTGATTAGCATCAATGAGCTCATTGCTGCTTTGAGGCAGATCCAGAGCATTCCAGAGCACAAGCTACTCAGCATCGCCGACGCGCTGGATGAAAACAAGGATGGCAAGATAGACATTGACGATGTTATCAAG GTGGTGGAGCTGATCGATAAGGAGGATGTGGACATCTCCACTGCACAAGTGGCGGATATCATGTTGATGCTGCAGAAAGAGGAGAAGTTGGTGGAAAAGGAAAAAGCTAAGGAGAAGGCTGAAAAAGAGCATGCCGCTAAAGTTCAGCAAAACTAA